AGAAGAGATCCTCCAGTTTCTGCTATGGATCTGGTAAAAGAAAAACCCGAATAAGATCGGCATTCCTATTCCAAAAGAAGAAGCGTCCGGAAAGAATGCAGAGACTCCGAATGTTTCCGCATTTCCCGCGGTAAATGGAAAATCAGTAGAAGGAGCAAGTCCTTGCATAGCACCCAAAATTAAATTCGCAGTGAAACCTGCAGTGATCCCCGTTCTCCAATGTTTTCCAGGAGCATCAGTATCATGAGAACTTGTTTCTTCTGCGAAGAAATATAAGAATGCGGATAACCAAGAACCTATACTATCTAAGCTCAATGCAAACGCATACTTAGAAGAAATCCCGGAAGAATATTCGGTATCCTGCAAGATCCAGGATGTCAAAGGATCCGTTCCGAAATAAGCAAGTAGTCTATCTAAAAGCAAAAATACCGCTAAGATCAGAAATGCTGTCCTAGGATTTTTAGTGAACTCAAGAGAATTCTTATAAGGACGGTTTATATAAAAATATCTTAATACAGGATCGTCATCATTTGCAGGATGCCCGTAAAACGTGGAGATATATTGTCTTAGGAAAATCCCAAAAATCGCCCCGGCAAATAGAGCGGATAAATATAAATACCCACCTTCCCCATAGAGCAATAATCCAGGAGAAAGTAACGCGAATGCTGCAGTGAACATTCTGCCTGACTTTCTATGATGAAGATTGGGAAGTAATCCAGCAAGGAATTGGATCCATACAATTCCAAGGTTCCCATCCGGATCTCTTACTACAAGTGTCCAACGCAGCAACAGGTAGGACAAGATCACTGTTAAGATCAGTGTAAGAAAGGTAGGAGTTTTAAGAGGCCTCAATCGGGCGAAAAGATTTGGCACGAATTGGAAATGCTCGCCGAAAACGAGTAGATTTCAATCCAAAAAAATAGGTCGAATGAAGCGCGGGGAATTAATCGTCCAGAGAATCTGGATCGGATGGAATTTTATAGGTCCCAGTCAATGTAGCCGAAAGTGGACCTTTTTTGCCGGAGGCCTTGTGTTTAGATACAGCCTCGGCGTATTCTACAGTGTAACGAGTCCAAGGAATTGCCTTTAGTCTGGCTAAAGGAATTTTTTTGCCAGTTCCTTCGCAAATGCCATAGGAACCGTCCTCAATTTTCTCGAGAGCCACGTCGATTTCTCGGATGGTCTCGATCTCTGACTCGGTCAAAACGGAACTCAACATCTCTTCGTTGATTTCCGAAGCGATATCTGCGATATCTCCCATTTCTTTCAGGCCGGAAGGTTTGCTATTATCTTCCCACTTCGCATACTTCTCCAATAGAGAGTTTTTTCTCTCTAAAAGAAGGTCCGATATTTCACTCAGGACCTTTTTGTCGTATGCAGCTTTTTTAGTCACCATCTGGATTTAGGATTATACCTTGGATTCCTTATGTTCGACGTGGGCACGGCAAAATTTACAGAATTTTTTCGTTACCAATTTCTCGGATTTCGCCTTTTTGTTCTTGGTTTGGAAGTAAGAATTTTTCTTACAAACTTGGCAAGAAAGCTTAATGATCTCTCTCATGACGGATGATACTCTTAGCTAAGATTGGTCTGAACAGGAATTTGCCGAGTTTAGACCAAAATAATGGCCGCTCAGTTTACACTATTCGGACTGATTATGCTATAAAAAAAAAGAACAGCCAAAAATCAAGGAAGATCGGCCGAAATTAGCGATTTTTCCCTTTCTTCCTGGGGAATGGACCTTCTCCAGATCCCCGCCAGAACACTTCCAATCAAAGAATGCACAAAACTGGAAATTGCAGCAGGAATCGCCACTAAAGGGTCTGAAAAATTATTCCGAGAGAGAACCGCTCCTAATCCGCTGTTTTGCATCCCCACTTCTATGGAAACTGTACGAGCTACTACAAAAGATTTGGTCCCAAAATATGCTGCCCAATACCCGAAAAAATATCCGGAGATATGGAGCAAAAATACGGAAGAAATTAAATGAAGTCCGGAACTGATCACTGCTTCTTTTCCGGAACCTATGATCGAGGCAACAATCAATGTAATCAGTATAACTGCGATCAATGGAGAAACGATCTTCACCTTCTCCGCAAATCTAGGAGTATAACGATTTAATAAAATTCCTAGGATCACAGGAAGAATGACTACTTGAACCGTATCAAAAAAAAGACCGGAAGCATTTGCACCCACGCTATTCCCCACTAAAAATAAAGTGAGAAGTGGGGTCATGATCACAGATAGAACAGTGGAGATCGCAGTCATTGTAACTGACAGCGCCAGATCACCTCTTGCTAAAAAAGAAACCACATTAGAAGCAACTCCTCCGGGGCAACAGGAAACTACTATAATGCCGACCGCTAAAGGAGCAGGAAGTTGGAAGAAGTTTCCCAAAAACCAGCCAGTTAATGGCATTATCGTATATTGACCGATCACACCGATTAAGATCGGCTTAGGCGCTTTAAATACTCTTGTAAAATCTTCCGTTCTTAGGCTGATCCCCATTCCGAGCATTGTCAGTCCTAAACTATAAGTGATCCAAGGTCCCTTAAATCCGTGAAGAACTGATGGAAAAAACCAACTGAATGTCACACCACAGATGACCCATAGTGGAAATAATAAAGCTGCCTTTTCAAAAAGAGGAGCCAAGTTCTTATCTCGAGACTAGATCCACTACCCTGTCCAATTGTTCCTTGGCCAGATAAATATGGGGAGAAAAACGAACCCTTCCTAAACGAAGTGCACACATGACTCCATTCTTTTTGAGATTGGAAACTACATTCTCCATGGAGAGTCCTTCTTTTTCTGCGACCACGATCCCGGTTTTAAAATCTGGGAAATGATCAGATGCAAGTTTCCAACCTGCATCCCTCAGTTTATCAGAAAGATAATCTGCGAGTTCATAGATCCTTTCCATAGAATTATGGAAACCTATTTTATGAAGCATTTCTAATGTGGATTGGAAATACACCCAATCTATAAAATTCACTGTAGAAATTTCGTAACGATCCGTGCCTTTTAACTCTTCTCTATAAGGTAAATAGACTTCGTCGTTTACTACGGAGCCTGTGCCCTTGAACGGGAAATTCAGGCCTTCTAACTTTTCTTTAGCAATATATAGAACTCCAAGCCCTAAAGGCCCGAGTAACCATTTCCAAGCCGGGAAAGCCATATAAGAAATTCCCATTTCTCTAGGTTTTACAGGAAGAAGTCCCACTCCTTGGGCACCATCCAGTACAAACTCAATCCCTTTTTCGGCCAAAAAACTTCCGATCTCTTCTAATGGGAAAGGCATTCCTGTGCACCAATGTACAGCAGAAAGACTCACTACTTTTACATCAGGCGTAATAGAAGATTTTAAGTTTTCTAGAAATCCTTCCGGAGTTTCTGCCATTGGAACAAAAGAAATAGACACTCCTTTTTCTTTCCAATGCTCCCAAGGATAAATATTAGAAGGATATTCGTTTTCCAAAAGAAGGATTCGATCTCCCGCTTTGAGTTTGAGACCAAGAGAGATGAATCCGATCCCTTCGTTTGTATGATGGATTAAAGAAAGTTCTTCAGCTTCTACCCCTAATAATTCCGCAAGAATGGTGCGGATCGCTTTTTTAACGGTTGGATATTTACGTACTTCTGTGCTACCACCTCTGGCAGCGTAACCTTGCAGGTATTCATTGACCGCGTGTAAGGTGTCCGTGTTTGCAGGAGTGGTCCCGCAATTGTTTAACCAGATCATTTCCCGGTTTACCGGGTACAAATGTTGTAGTTTGGTCCAGTCCGGACTAGGATTCGTTTTCATCTCGAGGCCAGATTGGATCTATCCTTAGGAGGGAAAACTTCTTTTTTAAGAACTTCTTTCAAAAGGTTTAAACTCTTAGGCCTGCAAAGCAAAACCGGGAATCGTATGTTTCCCGGTTTTCTAGTTCTTACTTTTTCTTTTTGGCTGCCTTTTTCTTAGGAGCTGCTTTTTTGGGGGCAGGTTTTTTCTTAGCTGCTACTTTTGCTTTTTTAGGTGCAGCCTTCTTCACTACTTTTTTAGCCGCGGCTTTTTTGACAGGTTTAGAAGGTTTTAATCCTTTAGAACTTTTACTGCTCGGTTTAGAATTTCCTACTGCCTTTGCTACTTCTTCAGCTTGTTCGTCCCAGAAGTATGCGCCTCCTGCAGAACGAGTCTGATCGAATGTATTTAATTCAGCTTCGAGCAAAGACTGGTAATTATGGCTATAATCCATGAGCTTAGAAAACAATAGTTTAATATTCGAATCTTCGAATTTAGTGGTAAGCTTTTCGTAGAATGCTACTGAATTCTCTGCTTCTCTGATTGCGAGCTCCAATGCCTCGTGAGCGTCCTTAGAACCGGAACCGGTGATAGTTCGTTCCACCTTATTCATGATCTTCTGGATGGTGGTTTGGTGGAATTTATGGATGGCGGCCAATTGTTTTAAGTTAGGAAGTTCAGCTCCTTCTGCCACTCTGTAAATCTCTTGGATGAATTTAATATGTTCATCCACTTCCTCAGCGAGTTTTTCGAATAATTCCCTAGTTCTTCCCGGAGGAAGTTTTTCGTACGTATCCATGTAAAATTCGAAGTAGTCCTTCTCATGCTGGATCGCAGCTGCAACAGCTTCCAAAAATGTAGTTTCTTTTAAAGGTTTAATACTCATTCTGCATACTCCGGTCGCGACAATTCTAGAGGATTTTCAAGTTGGTTCAATAATATTTTTTCTATTTTATTCCTCTTCCTCTTGAGAAAGATAGATTAAAAATTGAGCTAAATAGTACGTCGACATCACCCAAACTCCATGGAACGGAAGTTTATTCGGAGTGAATTGTCCGAGTGCGATGGTAGAATCGGAAATGATAAAACTGATCGCTCCTAAAATTCCAAGCCATCTGTCTCTGGAAGAAACTTCTCTAGCTGCGGATCTCCAACCCATCACACAAATTGCGGAAACGTAAACCGCGACTGGAATGGTCAACGCAGGAGCAATCCCGGGAAGAAGCCAATAAAAATAAGAAGCACCAAAAATAACGTAAGGGATTAATCTTAAGAAATGTACTGGATTTCCCCAAGAAAAGCTAACGGAATACGCTACCTGAGCAATTAAGAAACTGCCCAAACCGAAAACAAAATATTTGTCCGGGAAAGCTAGGATTGTATCTCCCCCGAGTGAAAATACGAGACCAATCCCGAGCCAAATTCCTGCACGGGTTTTCCATCTTCCCTCGCCCACACTTAACGCGATTAAATATAGAATTGGAATAATTTTGGAAATCAAACGAACTAGAAATATGTCCGAGCCTAAAAATAGAACTCCCAAATGAACAAGGGCCAGAATCGGGAATATAATATAAATCATTAAGAGCTCCTAATCTCTAAACACCCGGTGATTTGGGATTGTCTTCCAGACCAAACCGAGGAACCTGTCTTTCAAAGGCCCAAATAGGGCCTCGGAAGCTGCGATGATCTCGTTTAGCCAAAAAGATTCTACACTTTTTCTTATTTTTTCCGTTGTAGTAGGCCTTTTGATTTATTTGGACCTATTCGTAATGAATAAAAGAGCCCATAAACTCTCTCTCAGAGAGTCGGGATACTGGACTTTGTTCTGGGTAACTCTTGCTTTCAGTTTTTCTCTTTTAGTTTATATCTTTCACGAAGATCCGACTAACCCAGGTCTCGCAAAACAAAAGACCCTGGAATTTTTAGCGGGATACCTTCT
This region of Leptospira andrefontaineae genomic DNA includes:
- a CDS encoding aminotransferase class V-fold PLP-dependent enzyme, coding for MKTNPSPDWTKLQHLYPVNREMIWLNNCGTTPANTDTLHAVNEYLQGYAARGGSTEVRKYPTVKKAIRTILAELLGVEAEELSLIHHTNEGIGFISLGLKLKAGDRILLLENEYPSNIYPWEHWKEKGVSISFVPMAETPEGFLENLKSSITPDVKVVSLSAVHWCTGMPFPLEEIGSFLAEKGIEFVLDGAQGVGLLPVKPREMGISYMAFPAWKWLLGPLGLGVLYIAKEKLEGLNFPFKGTGSVVNDEVYLPYREELKGTDRYEISTVNFIDWVYFQSTLEMLHKIGFHNSMERIYELADYLSDKLRDAGWKLASDHFPDFKTGIVVAEKEGLSMENVVSNLKKNGVMCALRLGRVRFSPHIYLAKEQLDRVVDLVSR
- a CDS encoding TraR/DksA family transcriptional regulator, with translation MVTKKAAYDKKVLSEISDLLLERKNSLLEKYAKWEDNSKPSGLKEMGDIADIASEINEEMLSSVLTESEIETIREIDVALEKIEDGSYGICEGTGKKIPLARLKAIPWTRYTVEYAEAVSKHKASGKKGPLSATLTGTYKIPSDPDSLDD
- a CDS encoding lysoplasmalogenase, with the translated sequence MIYIIFPILALVHLGVLFLGSDIFLVRLISKIIPILYLIALSVGEGRWKTRAGIWLGIGLVFSLGGDTILAFPDKYFVFGLGSFLIAQVAYSVSFSWGNPVHFLRLIPYVIFGASYFYWLLPGIAPALTIPVAVYVSAICVMGWRSAAREVSSRDRWLGILGAISFIISDSTIALGQFTPNKLPFHGVWVMSTYYLAQFLIYLSQEEEE
- a CDS encoding bile acid:sodium symporter family protein, producing the protein MAPLFEKAALLFPLWVICGVTFSWFFPSVLHGFKGPWITYSLGLTMLGMGISLRTEDFTRVFKAPKPILIGVIGQYTIMPLTGWFLGNFFQLPAPLAVGIIVVSCCPGGVASNVVSFLARGDLALSVTMTAISTVLSVIMTPLLTLFLVGNSVGANASGLFFDTVQVVILPVILGILLNRYTPRFAEKVKIVSPLIAVILITLIVASIIGSGKEAVISSGLHLISSVFLLHISGYFFGYWAAYFGTKSFVVARTVSIEVGMQNSGLGAVLSRNNFSDPLVAIPAAISSFVHSLIGSVLAGIWRRSIPQEEREKSLISADLP
- a CDS encoding ferritin-like domain-containing protein: MSIKPLKETTFLEAVAAAIQHEKDYFEFYMDTYEKLPPGRTRELFEKLAEEVDEHIKFIQEIYRVAEGAELPNLKQLAAIHKFHQTTIQKIMNKVERTITGSGSKDAHEALELAIREAENSVAFYEKLTTKFEDSNIKLLFSKLMDYSHNYQSLLEAELNTFDQTRSAGGAYFWDEQAEEVAKAVGNSKPSSKSSKGLKPSKPVKKAAAKKVVKKAAPKKAKVAAKKKPAPKKAAPKKKAAKKKK
- the rpmG gene encoding 50S ribosomal protein L33, with amino-acid sequence MREIIKLSCQVCKKNSYFQTKNKKAKSEKLVTKKFCKFCRAHVEHKESKV